Proteins from one Rosa chinensis cultivar Old Blush chromosome 7, RchiOBHm-V2, whole genome shotgun sequence genomic window:
- the LOC112176343 gene encoding ABC transporter A family member 7 isoform X3, translating to MAEFVGSRASFWVQSNALLRKNLTFQKRRMCANIALILIPVFFCIFFAVIQFLIDNKLVAIAITACEKRPRLLGPETLIAQQCAITSPPEWPPLVRLPGAPSRSFRSDDPDPKPDEECWLEGTCPVTILITGNNQTFGQELGSNMLPPDDLPKNSSGNLTDWTKFVLGSHYDASQFYMDPAFESDRRNFYLQNQCKDDEDRVISAPVQVLANNEPLKTEVECLRCFILWRSSYSEINDELFKGQRKGNQHSEANDTLSAYDISNSDENTYNVTIWYDSNQGDNTNLKRIPRLVNMASNAYLRLVKGNETKIMFDFVKEMPKGFTLNLPDFTALIGPLLFSWVVLQLFPVVLASLVYEKQERLRVMMKMHGLGDGPYWMIQYSYFLAISVLYIICFVGFGSLVGLHFFYEHDYSLQFIFYFFFVNLQIALAFLLSSMFSHTRAATVVAYLFVFGSGLLGSSFFENLLDGDQTVSKAWIILLELYPGFSLYRGLYEFGQYTSEAKITKTGGMGWGNLNDSANGMRDVLTIMLLEWAVLLLLAFYIDQVVTCGKSPLFFLPRKKAPAFQIPSMERRGSKSFGDMEKPDVAQEKEKVEKLMEEAKYTSHVVICDNIKKVYPGRDGNPEKFAVRGLSLALPQGECFGMLGPSGAGKTSFIEMMIGLAKPTTGTAYVQGLDLVTQMNEIYSCIGVCPQHDLLWATLTGREHLLFYGRLKNLKGSDLTKAVEDSLKSLNLFNGGVADKRAGQYSGGMKRRLSVAISLIGNPIVIAH from the exons ATGGCGGAATTTGTTGGTAGCCGAGCTAGTTTCTGGGTTCAGTCCAATGCTTTGCTCAGAAAGAACTTAACCTTTCAG AAACGAAGAATGTGCGCCAACATTGCGCTCATTTTAATACCAGTTTTCTTCTGCATATTCTTCGCCGTTATCCAATTCCTGATAGATAACAAGTTGGTCGCAATTGCCATAACGGCATGCGAGAAGAGGCCAAGGCTATTGGGTCCAGAGACTCTGATTGCTCAACAGTGTGCAATCACTTCTCCTCCGGAATGGCCTCCCTTGGTAAGACTACCAGGAGCCCCTTCTCGCTCTTTCCGAAGCGATGACCCTGATCCCAAGCCCGATGAGGAGTGCTGGTTGGAAGGCACTTGCCCTGTGACGATACTTATCACCGGGAATAACCAGACATTTGGACAAG AATTGGGTTCAAACATGTTGCCTCCCGATGATTTGCCGAAAAATTCCTCCGGCAACCTTACGGATTGGACCAAATTTGTCCTG GGTTCACACTACGATGCATCACAATTTTATATGGATCCTGCTTTCGAGTCAGATCGCAGGAACTTTTATCTGCAGAATCAATGCAAGGATGATGAAGATCGGGTCATCAGTGCTCCAGTTCAAGTATTAGCAAATAACGAGCCATTAAAAACAG AGGTTGAATGTCTCCGATGCTTTATATTGTGGCGTAGTAGTTATTCTGAAATAAATGATGAACTGTTCAAAGGTCAGAGGAAGGGGAATCAACATAGCGAAGCTAATGACACACTTTCAG CCTATgatatctcaaactcagatgaGAATACTTACAATGTGACCATATGGTACGATTCAAACCAGGGCGACAATACGAATTTGAAACGGATTCCACGCTTGGTCAATATG gCATCAAACGCCTACCTTCGGTTAGTGAAAggaaatgaaacaaaaattatgtTCGACTTTGTTAAGGAAATGCCTAAGGGTTTTACCCTAAACCTTCCTGATTTTACGGCACTGATAGGTCCATTGTTGTTTTCATGGGTTGTTTTACAGCTGTTCCCG GTTGTGTTGGCGTCTCTGGTTtatgaaaaacaagaaagactGAGAGTGATGATGAAAATGCATGGCCTCGGTGATGGGCCTTACTGGATGATtcaatattcttattttcttgcaaTATCTGTACTCTACATTATATGTTTTgttggatttggttcacttgtaG GCTTACATTTCTTCTACGAACATGACTACTCCCTCCAATTTATATTTTACTTCTTCTTTGTAAACTTGCAAATAGCGCTGGCTTTTCTTTTGTCGTCAATGTTCTCGCACACTAGGGCTGCTACAG TTGTAGCTTACCTTTTCGTCTTTGGTAGCGGGCTTCTCGGGTCCTCTTTCTTTGAGAACCTTCTCGATGGTGATCAAACAGTGTCTA AAGCGTGGATCATTCTTCTAGAGTTATATCCTGGCTTCTCTCTGTACCGAGGCTTATACGAGTTTGGACAATATACCTCCGAAGCGAAAATCACGAAGACTGGTGGTATGGGTTGGGGGAATTTGAATGATAGCGCAAATGGTATGAGAGACGTCTTGACCATCATGCTATTAGAGTGGGCAGTGCTGCTGCTTCTTGCATTTTACATAGATCAAGTTGTGACATGTGGAAAATCTCCTCTTTTCTTCTTGCCAAGAAAGAAAGCACCAGCTTTCCAAATCCCTAGTATGGAAAGGCGTGGATCGAAAAGTTTTGGTGACATGGAGAAACCTGATGTCGCTCAAGAG AAGGAAAAAGTTGAGAAGCTGATGGAAGAAGCAAAGTATACAAGTCATGTTGTGATATGTGACAACATAAAGAAGGTGTATCCAGGAAGAGATGGAAACCCTGAGAAATTTGCAGTGAGAGGGTTGTCTCTTGCTTTGCCTCAAGGGGAATGCTTTGGTATGCTTGGTCCTAGTGGTGCAGGGAAGACCTCTTTTATTGAAATG ATGATTGGTCTCGCAAAGCCAACTACTGGCACAGCCTATGTTCAGGGCTTGGACCTTGTAACTCAAATGAATGAAATATATTCCTGCATTGGTGTTTGTCCACAGCACGA CCTACTATGGGCAACCCTAACAGGAAGAGAGCATCTACTATTTTACGGCAGACTTAAGAACCTTAAAGGTTCTGACTTAACCAAA GCAGTGGAAGATTCTTTGAAGAGTTTGAATCTATTTAATGGTGGGGTTGCTGACAAACGAGCAGGGCAATATAGTGGAGGTATGAAGAGAAGGCTTAGCGTCGCTATTTCACTCATAGGGAATCCCATA GTAATTGCGCATTAA
- the LOC112176343 gene encoding ABC transporter A family member 10 isoform X1: protein MAEFVGSRASFWVQSNALLRKNLTFQKRRMCANIALILIPVFFCIFFAVIQFLIDNKLVAIAITACEKRPRLLGPETLIAQQCAITSPPEWPPLVRLPGAPSRSFRSDDPDPKPDEECWLEGTCPVTILITGNNQTFGQELGSNMLPPDDLPKNSSGNLTDWTKFVLGSHYDASQFYMDPAFESDRRNFYLQNQCKDDEDRVISAPVQVLANNEPLKTEVECLRCFILWRSSYSEINDELFKGQRKGNQHSEANDTLSAYDISNSDENTYNVTIWYDSNQGDNTNLKRIPRLVNMASNAYLRLVKGNETKIMFDFVKEMPKGFTLNLPDFTALIGPLLFSWVVLQLFPVVLASLVYEKQERLRVMMKMHGLGDGPYWMIQYSYFLAISVLYIICFVGFGSLVGLHFFYEHDYSLQFIFYFFFVNLQIALAFLLSSMFSHTRAATVVAYLFVFGSGLLGSSFFENLLDGDQTVSKAWIILLELYPGFSLYRGLYEFGQYTSEAKITKTGGMGWGNLNDSANGMRDVLTIMLLEWAVLLLLAFYIDQVVTCGKSPLFFLPRKKAPAFQIPSMERRGSKSFGDMEKPDVAQEKEKVEKLMEEAKYTSHVVICDNIKKVYPGRDGNPEKFAVRGLSLALPQGECFGMLGPSGAGKTSFIEMMIGLAKPTTGTAYVQGLDLVTQMNEIYSCIGVCPQHDLLWATLTGREHLLFYGRLKNLKGSDLTKAVEDSLKSLNLFNGGVADKRAGQYSGGMKRRLSVAISLIGNPIAVYMDEPSTGLDPASRNTLWNVVKLAKQGRVIILTTHSMEEAEFLCDRIGIFVDGRLQCIGNPKELKGRYGGSYVFTITTDSCHDQEVESLVQRLAPNANRVYHLAGTQKFEFPKSEVRIADVFQTVEHVKKMFTVYAWGLADTTLEDVFIKVASAPKRLESNVLSRDNLIE, encoded by the exons ATGGCGGAATTTGTTGGTAGCCGAGCTAGTTTCTGGGTTCAGTCCAATGCTTTGCTCAGAAAGAACTTAACCTTTCAG AAACGAAGAATGTGCGCCAACATTGCGCTCATTTTAATACCAGTTTTCTTCTGCATATTCTTCGCCGTTATCCAATTCCTGATAGATAACAAGTTGGTCGCAATTGCCATAACGGCATGCGAGAAGAGGCCAAGGCTATTGGGTCCAGAGACTCTGATTGCTCAACAGTGTGCAATCACTTCTCCTCCGGAATGGCCTCCCTTGGTAAGACTACCAGGAGCCCCTTCTCGCTCTTTCCGAAGCGATGACCCTGATCCCAAGCCCGATGAGGAGTGCTGGTTGGAAGGCACTTGCCCTGTGACGATACTTATCACCGGGAATAACCAGACATTTGGACAAG AATTGGGTTCAAACATGTTGCCTCCCGATGATTTGCCGAAAAATTCCTCCGGCAACCTTACGGATTGGACCAAATTTGTCCTG GGTTCACACTACGATGCATCACAATTTTATATGGATCCTGCTTTCGAGTCAGATCGCAGGAACTTTTATCTGCAGAATCAATGCAAGGATGATGAAGATCGGGTCATCAGTGCTCCAGTTCAAGTATTAGCAAATAACGAGCCATTAAAAACAG AGGTTGAATGTCTCCGATGCTTTATATTGTGGCGTAGTAGTTATTCTGAAATAAATGATGAACTGTTCAAAGGTCAGAGGAAGGGGAATCAACATAGCGAAGCTAATGACACACTTTCAG CCTATgatatctcaaactcagatgaGAATACTTACAATGTGACCATATGGTACGATTCAAACCAGGGCGACAATACGAATTTGAAACGGATTCCACGCTTGGTCAATATG gCATCAAACGCCTACCTTCGGTTAGTGAAAggaaatgaaacaaaaattatgtTCGACTTTGTTAAGGAAATGCCTAAGGGTTTTACCCTAAACCTTCCTGATTTTACGGCACTGATAGGTCCATTGTTGTTTTCATGGGTTGTTTTACAGCTGTTCCCG GTTGTGTTGGCGTCTCTGGTTtatgaaaaacaagaaagactGAGAGTGATGATGAAAATGCATGGCCTCGGTGATGGGCCTTACTGGATGATtcaatattcttattttcttgcaaTATCTGTACTCTACATTATATGTTTTgttggatttggttcacttgtaG GCTTACATTTCTTCTACGAACATGACTACTCCCTCCAATTTATATTTTACTTCTTCTTTGTAAACTTGCAAATAGCGCTGGCTTTTCTTTTGTCGTCAATGTTCTCGCACACTAGGGCTGCTACAG TTGTAGCTTACCTTTTCGTCTTTGGTAGCGGGCTTCTCGGGTCCTCTTTCTTTGAGAACCTTCTCGATGGTGATCAAACAGTGTCTA AAGCGTGGATCATTCTTCTAGAGTTATATCCTGGCTTCTCTCTGTACCGAGGCTTATACGAGTTTGGACAATATACCTCCGAAGCGAAAATCACGAAGACTGGTGGTATGGGTTGGGGGAATTTGAATGATAGCGCAAATGGTATGAGAGACGTCTTGACCATCATGCTATTAGAGTGGGCAGTGCTGCTGCTTCTTGCATTTTACATAGATCAAGTTGTGACATGTGGAAAATCTCCTCTTTTCTTCTTGCCAAGAAAGAAAGCACCAGCTTTCCAAATCCCTAGTATGGAAAGGCGTGGATCGAAAAGTTTTGGTGACATGGAGAAACCTGATGTCGCTCAAGAG AAGGAAAAAGTTGAGAAGCTGATGGAAGAAGCAAAGTATACAAGTCATGTTGTGATATGTGACAACATAAAGAAGGTGTATCCAGGAAGAGATGGAAACCCTGAGAAATTTGCAGTGAGAGGGTTGTCTCTTGCTTTGCCTCAAGGGGAATGCTTTGGTATGCTTGGTCCTAGTGGTGCAGGGAAGACCTCTTTTATTGAAATG ATGATTGGTCTCGCAAAGCCAACTACTGGCACAGCCTATGTTCAGGGCTTGGACCTTGTAACTCAAATGAATGAAATATATTCCTGCATTGGTGTTTGTCCACAGCACGA CCTACTATGGGCAACCCTAACAGGAAGAGAGCATCTACTATTTTACGGCAGACTTAAGAACCTTAAAGGTTCTGACTTAACCAAA GCAGTGGAAGATTCTTTGAAGAGTTTGAATCTATTTAATGGTGGGGTTGCTGACAAACGAGCAGGGCAATATAGTGGAGGTATGAAGAGAAGGCTTAGCGTCGCTATTTCACTCATAGGGAATCCCATA GCTGTTTACATGGATGAACCCAGTACCGGACTTGATCCAGCTTCAAGAAACACTCTATGGAATGTTGTAAAGCTCGCTAAGCAAGGCCGTGTCATCATATTAACca CACATTCCATGGAAGAGGCAGAGTTCTTGTGTGATCGAATAGGAATTTTTGTAGACGGAAGACTGCAGTGCATAGGAAATCCAAAAGAG TTGAAGGGCAGATATGGAGGATCATATGTGTTCACAATCACAACAGATTCATGTCATGACCAAGAAGTGGAGAGTCTGGTACAGAGACTCGCCCCGAACGCCAACAGGGTATACCATCTCGCCGGAACACAAAAATTCGAGTTTCCCAAAAGTGAGGTCAGAATTGCAGATGTTTTCCAGACAGTGGAGCATGTAAAGAAGATGTTCACAGTCTATGCTTGGGGCCTGGCTGACACTACTCTGGAGGATGTCTTTATTAAGGTTGCAAGTGCACCCAAAAGGCTTGAATCCAACGTCTTAAGTAGAGACAATTTGATCGAATAA
- the LOC112176343 gene encoding ABC transporter A family member 7 isoform X2 → MAEFVGSRASFWVQSNALLRKNLTFQKRRMCANIALILIPVFFCIFFAVIQFLIDNKLVAIAITACEKRPRLLGPETLIAQQCAITSPPEWPPLVRLPGAPSRSFRSDDPDPKPDEECWLEGTCPVTILITGNNQTFGQELGSNMLPPDDLPKNSSGNLTDWTKFVLGSHYDASQFYMDPAFESDRRNFYLQNQCKDDEDRVISAPVQVLANNEPLKTEVECLRCFILWRSSYSEINDELFKGQRKGNQHSEANDTLSAYDISNSDENTYNVTIWYDSNQGDNTNLKRIPRLVNMVVLASLVYEKQERLRVMMKMHGLGDGPYWMIQYSYFLAISVLYIICFVGFGSLVGLHFFYEHDYSLQFIFYFFFVNLQIALAFLLSSMFSHTRAATVVAYLFVFGSGLLGSSFFENLLDGDQTVSKAWIILLELYPGFSLYRGLYEFGQYTSEAKITKTGGMGWGNLNDSANGMRDVLTIMLLEWAVLLLLAFYIDQVVTCGKSPLFFLPRKKAPAFQIPSMERRGSKSFGDMEKPDVAQEKEKVEKLMEEAKYTSHVVICDNIKKVYPGRDGNPEKFAVRGLSLALPQGECFGMLGPSGAGKTSFIEMMIGLAKPTTGTAYVQGLDLVTQMNEIYSCIGVCPQHDLLWATLTGREHLLFYGRLKNLKGSDLTKAVEDSLKSLNLFNGGVADKRAGQYSGGMKRRLSVAISLIGNPIAVYMDEPSTGLDPASRNTLWNVVKLAKQGRVIILTTHSMEEAEFLCDRIGIFVDGRLQCIGNPKELKGRYGGSYVFTITTDSCHDQEVESLVQRLAPNANRVYHLAGTQKFEFPKSEVRIADVFQTVEHVKKMFTVYAWGLADTTLEDVFIKVASAPKRLESNVLSRDNLIE, encoded by the exons ATGGCGGAATTTGTTGGTAGCCGAGCTAGTTTCTGGGTTCAGTCCAATGCTTTGCTCAGAAAGAACTTAACCTTTCAG AAACGAAGAATGTGCGCCAACATTGCGCTCATTTTAATACCAGTTTTCTTCTGCATATTCTTCGCCGTTATCCAATTCCTGATAGATAACAAGTTGGTCGCAATTGCCATAACGGCATGCGAGAAGAGGCCAAGGCTATTGGGTCCAGAGACTCTGATTGCTCAACAGTGTGCAATCACTTCTCCTCCGGAATGGCCTCCCTTGGTAAGACTACCAGGAGCCCCTTCTCGCTCTTTCCGAAGCGATGACCCTGATCCCAAGCCCGATGAGGAGTGCTGGTTGGAAGGCACTTGCCCTGTGACGATACTTATCACCGGGAATAACCAGACATTTGGACAAG AATTGGGTTCAAACATGTTGCCTCCCGATGATTTGCCGAAAAATTCCTCCGGCAACCTTACGGATTGGACCAAATTTGTCCTG GGTTCACACTACGATGCATCACAATTTTATATGGATCCTGCTTTCGAGTCAGATCGCAGGAACTTTTATCTGCAGAATCAATGCAAGGATGATGAAGATCGGGTCATCAGTGCTCCAGTTCAAGTATTAGCAAATAACGAGCCATTAAAAACAG AGGTTGAATGTCTCCGATGCTTTATATTGTGGCGTAGTAGTTATTCTGAAATAAATGATGAACTGTTCAAAGGTCAGAGGAAGGGGAATCAACATAGCGAAGCTAATGACACACTTTCAG CCTATgatatctcaaactcagatgaGAATACTTACAATGTGACCATATGGTACGATTCAAACCAGGGCGACAATACGAATTTGAAACGGATTCCACGCTTGGTCAATATG GTTGTGTTGGCGTCTCTGGTTtatgaaaaacaagaaagactGAGAGTGATGATGAAAATGCATGGCCTCGGTGATGGGCCTTACTGGATGATtcaatattcttattttcttgcaaTATCTGTACTCTACATTATATGTTTTgttggatttggttcacttgtaG GCTTACATTTCTTCTACGAACATGACTACTCCCTCCAATTTATATTTTACTTCTTCTTTGTAAACTTGCAAATAGCGCTGGCTTTTCTTTTGTCGTCAATGTTCTCGCACACTAGGGCTGCTACAG TTGTAGCTTACCTTTTCGTCTTTGGTAGCGGGCTTCTCGGGTCCTCTTTCTTTGAGAACCTTCTCGATGGTGATCAAACAGTGTCTA AAGCGTGGATCATTCTTCTAGAGTTATATCCTGGCTTCTCTCTGTACCGAGGCTTATACGAGTTTGGACAATATACCTCCGAAGCGAAAATCACGAAGACTGGTGGTATGGGTTGGGGGAATTTGAATGATAGCGCAAATGGTATGAGAGACGTCTTGACCATCATGCTATTAGAGTGGGCAGTGCTGCTGCTTCTTGCATTTTACATAGATCAAGTTGTGACATGTGGAAAATCTCCTCTTTTCTTCTTGCCAAGAAAGAAAGCACCAGCTTTCCAAATCCCTAGTATGGAAAGGCGTGGATCGAAAAGTTTTGGTGACATGGAGAAACCTGATGTCGCTCAAGAG AAGGAAAAAGTTGAGAAGCTGATGGAAGAAGCAAAGTATACAAGTCATGTTGTGATATGTGACAACATAAAGAAGGTGTATCCAGGAAGAGATGGAAACCCTGAGAAATTTGCAGTGAGAGGGTTGTCTCTTGCTTTGCCTCAAGGGGAATGCTTTGGTATGCTTGGTCCTAGTGGTGCAGGGAAGACCTCTTTTATTGAAATG ATGATTGGTCTCGCAAAGCCAACTACTGGCACAGCCTATGTTCAGGGCTTGGACCTTGTAACTCAAATGAATGAAATATATTCCTGCATTGGTGTTTGTCCACAGCACGA CCTACTATGGGCAACCCTAACAGGAAGAGAGCATCTACTATTTTACGGCAGACTTAAGAACCTTAAAGGTTCTGACTTAACCAAA GCAGTGGAAGATTCTTTGAAGAGTTTGAATCTATTTAATGGTGGGGTTGCTGACAAACGAGCAGGGCAATATAGTGGAGGTATGAAGAGAAGGCTTAGCGTCGCTATTTCACTCATAGGGAATCCCATA GCTGTTTACATGGATGAACCCAGTACCGGACTTGATCCAGCTTCAAGAAACACTCTATGGAATGTTGTAAAGCTCGCTAAGCAAGGCCGTGTCATCATATTAACca CACATTCCATGGAAGAGGCAGAGTTCTTGTGTGATCGAATAGGAATTTTTGTAGACGGAAGACTGCAGTGCATAGGAAATCCAAAAGAG TTGAAGGGCAGATATGGAGGATCATATGTGTTCACAATCACAACAGATTCATGTCATGACCAAGAAGTGGAGAGTCTGGTACAGAGACTCGCCCCGAACGCCAACAGGGTATACCATCTCGCCGGAACACAAAAATTCGAGTTTCCCAAAAGTGAGGTCAGAATTGCAGATGTTTTCCAGACAGTGGAGCATGTAAAGAAGATGTTCACAGTCTATGCTTGGGGCCTGGCTGACACTACTCTGGAGGATGTCTTTATTAAGGTTGCAAGTGCACCCAAAAGGCTTGAATCCAACGTCTTAAGTAGAGACAATTTGATCGAATAA